From a region of the Phragmites australis chromosome 21, lpPhrAust1.1, whole genome shotgun sequence genome:
- the LOC133903820 gene encoding uncharacterized protein LOC133903820 translates to MEIESAKCECCGLREDCTGEYIAGVKADFGGRWLCGLCSEAVRDEVAAKKRGDLEGAVRDHMSFCGKFGKKAPAFRVADGMRQMLRRRSSDISTPSAAS, encoded by the coding sequence ATGGAGATCGAGTCGGCCAAGTGCGAGTGCTGCGGGCTGCGGGAAGACTGCACCGGGGAGTACATAGCCGGCGTGAAGGCGGACTTCGGCGGGCGGTGGCTCTGCGGGCTGTGCTCGGAGGCGGTGAGGGACGAGGTGGCCGCCAAGAAGCGGGGCGACCTGGAGGGCGCCGTCAGGGACCACATGTCCTTCTGCGGCAAGTTCGGCAAGAAGGCCCCGGCGTTccgcgtcgccgacggcatgcGCCAGATGCTGCGCAGGCGCTCCAGCGACATCTCcaccccctccgccgcctcctga
- the LOC133903361 gene encoding uncharacterized protein LOC133903361 has translation MEALMVISEQRNHPHHRRSGGRSKSLGPHLTSPPSSGGFRGMNCRSFHNGACVGLLPSPPRPPTRTYSSPDPKTPKQQQLSHSCKRSRPISISPSTSPPSRPELWAGPAFSNSPPPSSLPIPKFSLRQKRSISLELPPVERSDDVEVRQHAKSAPSSPVGGSGYDFFNNNETAIATENLRRILQLGIADH, from the coding sequence ATGGAGGCTCTTATGGTTATCTCGGAGCAGCGCAACCACCCTCACCACCGCCGCTCTGGCGGCCGAAGCAAGTCATTGGGACCTCACCTCACATCGCCGCCATCCTCCGGAGGCTTTCGTGGCATGAACTGCCGGTCTTTCCATAACGGTGCTTGCGTGGGTCTCCTCCCTTCACCACCACGGCCGCCCACCCGCACCTACTCATCCCCAGATCCCAAGACTCCAAAGCAACAGCAACTGAGCCATAGCTGCAAGCGCAGCCGGCCCATCTCCATTAGCCCCTCCACTTCTCCTCCCTCCCGACCCGAGTTGTGGGCAGGTCCGGCTTTCTCCAACTCGCCACCCCCCAGTTCGCTACCTATCCCCAAATTCTCCCTCCGCCAGAAGCGCAGCATCTCTCTTGAGCTGCCACCAGTGGAGCGCTCTGATGATGTGGAGGTCAGGCAGCATGCTAAATCAGCCCCTTCATCCCCAGTTGGGGGATCAGGGTATGACTTCTTCAACAATAATGAAACTGCTATAGCTACGGAGAATCTTAGGAGGATTCTCCAATTGGGTATAGCAGACCATTGA